A window from Glandiceps talaboti chromosome 15, keGlaTala1.1, whole genome shotgun sequence encodes these proteins:
- the LOC144446382 gene encoding E3 ubiquitin-protein transferase MAEA-like translates to MADLKALEHSTLKVPYEILNKKFRNAQKNIDREVSHVLHVTNELEKCLENKPVTVGAVANLLDSVVDKLSVLKRKAEESISQEDESVKVCKRRVEHLKDHDNSNPSAVAQWKKKRLDRMLVEYFLRAGFYDTALKLATHTDIEDLTNIELFMISKEVEESLLRRETSACLAWCHDNKSKLRKIKSSLEFNLRTQEFIELIRFNKRMEAIRHARRFFSNLETHQLPEVQKVMGLLAYPSDTQISPYRDLLDCTRWQMLVEQFRTDNFKLHQLNSTSVFTVTLESGLAALKTPHCYRDDGKNPECPVCNKNLNELAKPLPFAHCAQSRLVCFMTGHVMNEHNPPMMLPNGYVYGENSLRVMAAEHDGKIVCPRTKETFTIDQAEKVFVM, encoded by the exons ATGGCGGACCTAAAGGCGTTGGAACACTCGACGTTGAAG GTTCcttatgaaatattgaacaaaaaGTTCAGAAATGCACAGAAGAATATTGACCGTGAAGTTTCGCATGTTCTTCATGTAACCAATGAATTGGAAAAGTGCTTAGAAAATAAGCCCGTCACTGTTGGTGCTGTTGCTAATCTGCTTGATTCTGTTGTGGATAAATTGTCTGTTTTGAAAAGAAAG GCTGAAGAAAGTATTTCTCAAGAGGATGAGAGCGTCAAAGTGTGTAAAAGACGAGTTGAACACCTTAAAGATCATGACAATTCTAATCCTAGTGCTGTAGCTCAGTGGAAAAAGAAACGTTTGGATAGGATGCTGGTAGAATACTTTCTAAGGGCTGGTTTCTATGACACAGCACTCAAGTTAGCTACCCATACTGATATTGAG GATCTTACCAATATAGAACTGTTCATGATATCTAAAGAAGTGGAAGAATCTTTATTAAGGAGAGAGACCTCAGCTTGTCTAGCATGGTGCCACGATAACAAATCTAAACTTAGAAAAATCAAG AGCTCCCTAGAATTTAATTTACGAACACAAGAATTCATAGAACTAATACGTTTCAACAAGCGCATGGAGGCAATACGACATGCTCGCAGATTCTTTTCGAATCTAGAGACTCATCAACTACCTGAAGTACAGAAGGTCATGGGACTTCTAGCATATCCTTCAGACACTCAGATTTCACCTTATAGG GATCTTCTAGACTGTACACGTTGGCAGATGCTAGTTGAACAGTTCAGGACTGATAATTTTAAACTTCATCAACTGAATTCCACATCAGTGTTTACTGTCACTTTAGAATCTGGTCTAGCTGCATTGAAGACACC CCATTGTTATCGTGATGATGGAAAGAACCCAGAGTGTCCTGTATGCAATAAGAATTTAAATGAATTAGCCAAGCCACTGCCATTTGCACACTGTGCCCAATCTAGACTTGTATGTTTCATGACAG GACATGTAATGAATGAACACAACCCACCTATGATGCTACCTAATGGCTATGTGTATGGTGAAAAT TCTTTAAGAGTCATGGCTGCTGAGCACGATGGAAAAATCGTCTGTCCAAGAACCAAAGAAA